The Odocoileus virginianus isolate 20LAN1187 ecotype Illinois chromosome 12, Ovbor_1.2, whole genome shotgun sequence genome has a segment encoding these proteins:
- the MN1 gene encoding transcriptional activator MN1, whose amino-acid sequence MFGLDQFEPQINSRNAGQGERNFNEAGLSMNAHFKAPAFHAGGPPGPVDPAMSGLGEPPILGMNMEPYGFHARSHSELHAGGLQAQPVHGFFGGQQPHHGHSGGHHPHQHHPHFGGNFGGPDPGASCLHGGRLLGYGGAAGGLGSQPPFAEGYDHMAESQGPESFGPQRPGNLPDFHSSGASGHAVPAPCLPLDQSPNRAASFHGLPASGGSDSHSLEPRRVANQGAVDSLEYNYPGEPPSGHFDMFSPSDSEGQLPHYAAGRQVPGGSFPGASAMPRAAGMVGLSKMHAQQQQQQQQQQQHGVFFERFGGTRKMPVGLEPGVGSRHPLMQPPQQAPPPPQQPPPPQAPPPPQQPPPQQPPPPPPGLLVRQNSCPPALPRPQQGEAGTPSSGLQDGGPMLPNQHAQFEYPIHRLENRSMHPYSEPVFNMQQAPNQRLQHFDAPPYMNVAKRPRFDFPASAGVDRCASWNGSMHNGALDNHLSPSAYSGLPGEFTPPVPDSFPSGPPLQHPAPDHPSLQQQQQQQQRQNAALMIKQMASRNQQQRLRQPNLAQLGHPGDVGQGGLVHSGPVGGLAQPNFERDSGGAGAGRLGTFEPQAQHLAQESAWFPGPHPPPGDLLPRRMGGSGLPSDCGPHDPGLAPPPPPGGSGVLFRSSLQEPLRMPGEGHVPGLPSPGLQFGGSLASLGQLQSPGAGVGLPSAPSERRPQPPDFTAPALGGQPGFPFGAANRQATPHSGPGVNSPPSTGGGGGSTGGGGGGGGGGGGSAYPPQPDFQPSQRTSASKLGALSLGSFNKPSSKDNLFGQSCLAALSTACQNMIASLGAPNLNVTFNKKNPPEGKRKLSQNETDGAAVAGNPGSDYFPGGTAPGAPGPGGPSGTSSSGSKASGPPNPPAQGDGTSLSPNYTLESTSGNDGKPVPGGGGRGRGRRKRDSGHVSPGTFFDKYSAAAAPDSGGASGVSPGQQQAPGAAVGGNSGEARGAPTPHEKALTSPSWGKGAELLLGDQPDLMASLDGGAKSDGSSPHVGEFASDEVSTSYANEDEVSSSSDNPPALAKASRSPLVTGSPKLPPRGVGAGEHGPKAPPPPLGLGILSTSTSTPDSYGGGGTGHPGTPGLEQVRTPTSSGGAPPPDEIHPLEILQAQIQLQRQQFSISEDQPLGLKGGKKGECAVGASGAQNGDSELGSCCSEAVKSAMSTIDLDSLMAEHSATWYMPADKSLGDGTDEDKTLAPWEKARPQNPSSKEAHDLPANKASAPQPGSHLQCLSVHCTDDVGDAKARASVPTWRSLHSDISNRFGTFVAALT is encoded by the coding sequence ATGTTTGGGCTGGACCAATTCGAGCCCCAGATCAACAGCAGGAACGCTGGCCAGGGCGAGAGGAACTTTAACGAGGCCGGACTAAGCATGAACGCCCACTTTAAGGCCCCGGCTTTCCACGCGGGGGGACCCCCTGGCCCCGTGGACCCTGCCATGAGCGGGCTGGGCGAACCCCCGATCTTGGGCATGAACATGGAGCCTTACGGCTTTCACGCGCGCAGCCACTCGGAGTTGCACGCGGGGGGGCTGCAGGCGCAGCCGGTGCACGGATTCTTTGGAGGCCAACAGCCGCACCACGGCCACTCGGGAGGCCACCACCCCCACCAGCATCACCCCCACTTTGGGGGCAACTTTGGCGGGCCGGATCCAGGGGCCTCGTGCCTGCACGGGGGTCGCCTGCTCGGCTACGGCGGCGCTGCCGGCGGCTTGGGCAGCCAGCCGCCCTTCGCCGAGGGTTACGATCATATGGCTGAGAGCCAGGGGCCGGAGAGCTTCGGCCCGCAGCGACCCGGGAACCTGCCGGACTTCCACAGTTCGGGCGCCTCGGGCCATGCCGTGCCTGCCCCATGCTTGCCGCTGGACCAGAGCCCTAACCGAGCCGCCTCCTTCCACGGCCTGCCCGCCTCCGGTGGCTCCGATTCCCACAGTCTGGAGCCCCGGAGGGTGGCGAACCAAGGAGCCGTCGACTCGCTGGAATACAATTACCCGGGCGAGCCGCCCTCGGGACATTTCGACATGTTTTCTCCCTCTGATTCCGAGGGGCAGCTGCCTCATTATGCAGCGGGTCGTCAGGTTCCCGGGGGCTCTTTCCCGGGTGCCTCGGCCATGCCCAGGGCTGCAGGCATGGTGGGCTTGTCGAAAATGCAcgcgcagcagcagcagcagcagcagcagcagcagcagcacggcGTGTTCTTCGAGAGGTTCGGCGGGACCCGCAAGATGCCCGTGGGGCTGGAGCCTGGGGTCGGCTCCAGGCACCCGTTGATGCAGCCTCCCCAGCAGGCCCCGCCGCCCCCGCAGCAGCCGCCCCCGCCGCAGGCCCCGCCGCCTCCGCAGCAGCCGCCCCcgcagcagccgccgccgccaccgcctgGGCTTCTGGTCCGACAAAATTCGTGTCCGCCCGCGCTCCCGCGTCCCCAGCAGGGCGAGGCGGGCACGCCCAGCAGCGGCCTGCAGGACGGGGGGCCCATGCTGCCCAACCAACACGCGCAGTTCGAGTACCCCATCCACCGGCTGGAGAACCGGAGCATGCACCCTTATTCCGAGCCTGTATTCAACATGCAGCAGGCGCCCAACCAGCGGCTGCAGCATTTCGACGCACCCCCCTACATGAACGTGGCCAAGAGGCCGCGTTTTGACTTCCCGGCCAGCGCGGGAGTGGATCGCTGCGCTTCGTGGAACGGCAGCATGCACAATGGCGCTCTGGACAACCACCTCTCGCCCTCTGCCTATTCCGGCCTGCCCGGCGAGTTCACGCCGCCTGTGCCCGACAGCTTCCCCTCGGGGCCCCCTCTGCAGCATCCGGCCCCGGACCACCCGTCcctacagcagcagcagcagcagcagcaacgccAAAACGCGGCCCTCATGATCAAGCAGATGGCGTCGCGGAATCAGCAGCAGCGGCTGCGCCAGCCCAACCTGGCCCAGCTAGGCCACCCCGGGGACGTGGGCCAGGGCGGCCTGGTGCACAGCGGCCCAGTGGGCGGCTTGGCCCAGCCGAACTTTGAGCGCGACAGCGGCGGCGCGGGCGCCGGGCGCCTGGGCACGTTCGAGCCGCAGGCGCAGCACTTGGCGCAGGAGAGCGCGTGGTTCCCAGGTCCGCATCCGCCGCCGGGTGACCTGCTGCCCCGCAGGATGGGAGGTTCAGGCTTGCCCTCCGACTGCGGCCCGCACGACCCAGGACTGGCGCCGCCCCCTCCGCCCGGTGGCTCGGGGGTGCTGTTTAGGAGCTCTCTGCAGGAGCCGCTGAGGATGCCTGGAGAGGGCCACGTGCCCGGGCTGCCCTCCCCTGGCCTGCAGTTCGGGGGCAGCCTGGCCAGCCTGGGCCAGCTGCAGTCGCCCGGGGCTGGGGTCGGGCTGCCCAGCGCTCCCTCCGAGCGCCGGCCCCAGCCACCTGATTTCACGGCGCCCGCGCTCGGGGGCCAGCCTGGCTTCCCGTTCGGCGCAGCGAACCGGCAGGCCACGCCGCACAGCGGCCCAGGCGTGAACTCTCCCCCGAGCAcgggcgggggcggcggcagCACGGGCggtggcggcggtggcggcggcggcggcggcgggagcgcATACCCGCCGCAGCCTGACTTTCAGCCCAGCCAGCGAACCTCGGCCAGTAAGCTGGGCGCGCTCTCGCTGGGCTCCTTCAACAAGCCCAGCTCCAAGGACAACCTGTTCGGCCAGAGTTGCCTGGCTGCGCTCTCCACCGCCTGCCAGAACATGATCGCCAGCCTCGGGGCCCCCAACCTCAACGTGACCTTCAACAAGAAGAACCCGCCCGAGGGCAAGAGGAAACTGAGCCAGAACGAGACCGACGGCGCGGCCGTGGCCGGCAACCCGGGCTCGGATTACTTCCCAGGAGGGACTGCTCCTGGGGCTCCAGGGCCCGGAGGCCCGTCGGGGACCAGTAGCAGCGGCTCTAAAGCCTCTGGGCCGCCCAATCCGCCCGCCCAGGGGGACGGCACTAGCCTCTCCCCCAACTACACCCTGGAATCGACGTCGGGGAACGACGGCAAGCCGGTCCCCGGGGGCGGCGGCCGGGGACGGGGGCGCAGAAAAAGGGACAGTGGTCACGTGAGCCCCGGGACCTTCTTCGACAAGtactcggcggcggcggcgccggaCAGCGGGGGCGCGTCTGGTGTGAGCCCAGGGCAGCAGCAGGCGCCGGGCGCAGCCGTCGGGGGAAACTCGGGAGAGGCGCGCGGGGCGCCTACGCCTCACGAGAAAGCGCTCACGTCGCCGTCGTGGGGGAAGGGGGCCGAGCTGCTCCTGGGGGACCAGCCAGACCTCATGGCGTCCCTGGACGGCGGGGCCAAGTCGGACGGTAGTTCCCCGCACGTGGGCGAGTTCGCCTCAGACGAGGTGAGCACTAGTTACGCCAACGAGGACGAGGTGTCTTCCAGCTCCGACAACCCCCCAGCCCTGGCCAAAGCGAGTAGGAGCCCTCTGGTGACAGGCTCGCCCAAACTCCCTCCCCGTGGGGTGGGCGCCGGGGAGCACGGACCGAAGGCACCCCCGCCCCCGCTTGGCCTGGGCATCTTGTCTACCTCTACCTCGACCCCTGACAGCTATGGCGGAGGGGGCACGGGCCATCCCGGCACGCCGGGCCTGGAGCAGGTTCGGACCCCGACGAGCAGCGGCGGTGCCCCGCCACCTGACGAGATCCACCCCTTGGAGATCCTCCAGGCACAGATCCAGCTGCAGAGGCAGCAGTTCAGCATCTCTGAGGACCAGCCCCTGGGGCTCAAGGGTGGCAAGAAGGGTGAGTGTGCCGTCGGGGCCTCGGGCGCGCAGAATGGCGACAGCGAGCTGGGCAGCTGCTGCTCCGAGGCGGTCAAGAGCGCCATGAGCACCATTGATCTGGACTCGCTGATGGCGGAGCACAGCGCCACCTGGTACATGCCGGCGGACAAGTCTTTGGGGGACGGCACAGACGAGGACAAGACGCTGGCGCCCTGGGAGAAGGCCAGACCCCAGAATCCCAGCAGCAAAGAAG